A region of Paractinoplanes abujensis DNA encodes the following proteins:
- a CDS encoding aminotransferase class I/II-fold pyridoxal phosphate-dependent enzyme encodes MDQRRTPVLEAIEQFREDGTYSFALPGHRLGQSLDDRTAAVLTRGAFEADVIFAKEAVSEAEALMADAVGARQAVFTTCGSSISIHTALLTVTGPGQRVLVDRNVHKSVVASLILAGADPVWLRPRWDHENGIAHPAAAADVAEALRRDPAIAAVLMITPTEYGTGADVREIARICHRRGLPLIVDEAWGAHFPFHPDLPTPAVQAGADLTIQSLHKADGGLCQSSVILLGSDRVNPVDLRLRLDLITTTSPSALLYGSIDGFRRRMVSEGRQLLDAALARVNYLRARLAKIPSLTVMDETIIGHDSVAEWDPLKLSVDVSALGISGYQAADWMATEARLLVQLGDARRVICSLTYSDNDAALDRLADAFERLATSPPAPDRPAPAVPPLHELDLDQAMNPREAYFAPTDQVEDPAGRISAEMISPYPPGVPAILPGERFTTAVVDYLRAGHAAGMTTPDASDPTLRTFRVVSTS; translated from the coding sequence ATGGATCAGCGGCGCACCCCCGTACTGGAAGCGATCGAACAGTTCCGCGAGGACGGCACCTACTCCTTCGCGCTCCCGGGACACCGGCTCGGCCAGTCGCTCGACGACCGCACGGCCGCCGTGCTCACCCGCGGCGCCTTCGAGGCCGACGTGATCTTCGCAAAGGAGGCCGTCTCCGAGGCCGAGGCCCTGATGGCCGACGCCGTGGGGGCCCGGCAGGCGGTCTTCACCACCTGCGGCTCGAGCATCTCGATCCACACGGCGCTGCTGACGGTCACGGGCCCCGGCCAACGCGTGCTGGTCGACCGCAACGTGCACAAATCGGTGGTCGCTTCGCTCATCCTGGCCGGCGCCGACCCGGTCTGGCTGCGGCCGCGCTGGGACCACGAGAACGGGATCGCCCACCCGGCCGCCGCGGCCGACGTCGCCGAAGCCCTGCGCCGCGACCCGGCCATCGCGGCCGTCCTCATGATCACCCCGACCGAGTACGGGACCGGCGCCGACGTACGGGAAATCGCCCGGATCTGCCACCGCCGCGGCCTCCCGCTGATCGTGGACGAGGCCTGGGGCGCGCACTTCCCGTTCCACCCCGACCTGCCCACACCGGCCGTCCAGGCCGGCGCCGACCTGACGATCCAAAGCTTGCACAAGGCCGACGGGGGTTTGTGCCAGTCTTCGGTGATCCTGCTCGGCAGCGACCGCGTAAACCCCGTCGACCTGCGGCTACGCCTGGACCTGATCACCACGACCAGCCCGTCCGCGCTGCTCTACGGCTCGATCGACGGTTTCCGCCGCCGCATGGTCTCGGAAGGCCGCCAGCTCCTCGACGCGGCGCTGGCCCGAGTCAATTATTTGCGCGCCCGCCTGGCCAAGATCCCGTCGCTCACTGTCATGGACGAGACGATCATCGGCCACGACAGCGTCGCCGAATGGGACCCGCTGAAACTCTCCGTCGACGTCTCCGCCCTGGGCATCAGCGGCTACCAGGCGGCGGACTGGATGGCCACCGAGGCCCGCCTGCTCGTCCAGCTGGGCGACGCCCGCCGCGTGATCTGCTCCCTGACCTACTCCGACAACGACGCCGCCCTGGACCGCCTGGCCGACGCCTTCGAACGGCTGGCCACGTCCCCACCCGCCCCCGACCGCCCCGCCCCCGCGGTGCCACCCCTGCACGAACTGGACCTGGACCAGGCCATGAACCCGCGCGAGGCGTACTTCGCCCCCACCGACCAGGTCGAAGATCCCGCAGGCCGCATCTCCGCCGAAATGATCAGCCCCTACCCGCCCGGCGTCCCCGCCATCCTCCCCGGCGAACGCTTCACAACGGCGGTAGTCGACTACCTACGCGCAGGCCACGCGGCCGGCATGACCACCCCCGACGCCTCCGACCCCACGTTGCGCACCTTCCGCGTGGTCTCCACTAGCTAG
- a CDS encoding Uma2 family endonuclease — MSRRVGTWVPDLMVWAKEMPPSSARSSCAGTAGLLLAVEVVSGGSEVVDRIIKKAEYANAGIPRYWFIERDGATTVHRHTLNDAGEYELELNGPQPFAWLITTVPGIR; from the coding sequence TTGAGCCGAAGGGTCGGCACCTGGGTGCCGGATCTGATGGTGTGGGCCAAGGAGATGCCGCCGAGTTCGGCCCGATCCAGTTGCGCGGGGACTGCCGGTCTGCTGCTCGCCGTCGAAGTTGTGTCCGGCGGTTCCGAGGTCGTCGACCGGATCATCAAGAAAGCGGAGTACGCCAACGCGGGGATCCCGCGTTACTGGTTCATCGAGCGGGACGGCGCCACTACAGTGCATCGGCACACGCTCAACGACGCCGGTGAGTACGAGCTGGAACTGAACGGCCCGCAGCCCTTTGCCTGGCTGATCACCACGGTTCCGGGCATTAGGTAA